The following nucleotide sequence is from Nautilia sp. PV-1.
GAAGCTTTAAAAATTTTTAAAAACCATTACAAAAACAGCGTATGCGTAAAAACTTCCCTTTATCCAGGAGTTAAAGAAACTCTTGAAAAACTGCCCAATAAAAAGGCAATAGTAACAAACAAACCGTATGAATTCGTGGGTGAAATATTAAAAACACTGGGAATTGACGGACATTTTGAAATGTGTATCGGAGGAGAAAGTCTGCCTGAGAAGAAACCTTCTCCTCTTCCTCTTTTGTATGTATGCGAAAAAATGGGATTTGAACCTGAAAACTCAGTTATGATAGGTGATTCCAAAAACGACATAATCGCTGCAAAAAAAGCGGGAATTAAATCCATAGCGGTAAATTACGGATACAATTACGGTGAAGATGTGAAAATTTTTGAACCTGACATAATAATTGATGAATTTACTAAACTTGCGGAGGTTGTATGAAAGCGGCAATTATCGGAGGCGGAATAACGGGCAGCAGTATTGCAATGTATCTTGACAGTTTAGGTATAAACGTTACTCTTTTCGAAAAAAATGATCTTATAAGCGGTCCGCCTATATGCCATCTTCATGCCGGCGGAAATTTATACAGGGAAATAACGCTAAAAGAAAAAATTGCTCTTTTAAAAGAATCTATTGATTTTATCAGACTGTATCCGCAGGCGATTGATTACAGGCCGACTGTAATAGCCGTGCCGAAAAATGATGAGGGAAATCCTAAAGATCTGATCGAAACACTGGAAATTTTAAAAAAAGAATATAAAAAACTTATTGAAAACGATCCTAAAAATAAAGTATTAGGAGAGCCTGATGAGTATTACAGACTATATTATAAACAAGACCTGCAAAAACTTAAAATGAAAGATCTCCCAAAAGTGCCTAAAACTCCAGACGAATGGCTGATACCTTTTGCAAAATACGTAAATCTCGATAATATTAAATATCCCGTAATTTTGGTTCAGGAATACGGAGTAAACGTATTTAGACTAGCAGCAATAGCCAAAATGATATTAGAACCTAAAGGCATTGTTAAATATGAAGAAGTAAAAGAGCTGAAAAAAGTTGACGGCAAATGGATACTCAACGGTGAAGAATTTGATTATTTAATTAATGCCGCCGGATTTAAAAGCGGGATAATTGACGATAAATTACACTTTAAAAGAGAAAAACTGACGGAATTTAAAGCCGCTTACGTTGTAAAAAATGAGAATTTCAATTTTACATGGCCGGAAATAATCTTTCACGGTAAACGGGGCACTCCCCAGGGAATGGGACAGTTTACCCCTTACGCAAACGGAATATTCCAGCTTCACGGAATGACGAAAGATATTACTTTATTTGAAGACGGTCTGGTAAGCAGCAGTGAAAACAGCTCTTATCCCAGACTTCCTAAACATTTTATAGAGAAAATAGAAAAAGGATGGGAAAAAGAAGAAGCCGAAAGCAGAGCAAAAAAAGCCATTGAACATTTAAGCAGATTCATACCTGAATTTAAAAACAGCAAACCGACTTTCGTTCCTTTATACGGCGCCCAGCAGATTCCCGGAACAGATGCCGAGCTCAGGGCCGTTGAAATAAGTTTTGAAAACAATTATGCAAGATGTGAAGTGGTAAAAGCTTCAACAGTTACGTCAATGGCGGATTCGATTGTAAAAGATTTAAATAAAAAGTTCAACACGCCGTATAAAAAACAGATTGAAATAGATGAAATAAAAAATTTAGACGATAAAACCGTTACCGAAAAAGCTAAAGAAACCGCCAAAAAAAGAGGCTACCCGGAAGATATGGGTAAAAGATGCTTTAAAGCTTAAACCTTTGTTTAATTGCTTTAGCGAGGGAATTAACATCCACATTTTCAAAATGCACGCCGGTAGGCACACCCTGGGCTATTTGTGTAAATTCAATATTTAAATCTTTTAATTTGTCTTCTATATAAAGACTTCTGGCTTCCGACTCTACGGAAGGAGGAAAAGCAAAAATCAGCTCTTCGATTTTCTTTTCCCTGATAATATTTTTAAGTTTTTCGATGATTTCATCGTCAATGTGGGTTAATACAAAATAATATCCCTTATAACTTCCGCTTTCTTCTATTGTAATAATATCTTTTGAATTTTCAACAACGGCAAGCGTTTTATCCCTGTGTTCATCGCTGCATATGTCGCATATCTCGTGTTCGCTGAAATTGCCGCATATTTCGCATTCTTTAATATTTGCAACCACGTCTTCAATGGCGTTTATCAGTTTTAAGGCTTTGAATTTGTCTTTTGCAATGCTTATTGCCAGTCTTGTGGCCGATTTTTTCCCGATACTCGGCAGTTCTTCGAACGCTTCAATTAATCTGTTTAAAGATTGTAAATCTTTCATTTAACTCCTATTTTGGATAAAATTTTCAAAATTATATCAAAGGTTTTATATGTGCAACTGCAAAAACACTCTAACGGAGTTTGAAAAACGGGTTATTTGTGAAAAAGGCACCGAGCCGCCATTTAATAATGAATACTGGGACAATAAAAGCCCGGGGATATACTACTGCAAATGCTGCGGCGCCGAACTTTTCAGCAGCGAACATAAATTTGACAGCGGAACCGGATGGCCCAGTTTTTACATTTCTACAGGAGAAGTATTGGAAAAAGCCGATTTTACTGGAGGAATGACAAGAATCGAAGCAATGTGCGGCAGATGCAGAGGACATCTGGGACATATATTCGGAGACGGACCGGCACCTACCGGTATCAGATACTGTATAAATTCCGCAAGTTTGATTTTCAAACCGAAATACGGAGAAAAAAGTGGCAATTAGGGATATTGAACATAACGGCAAAAAATTTAAAATAGCCTATGATGTCATAAATCCAGGAAAAGACAAAAACATTATATTTCTGCACGGCTGGGGAAGCAATAAAGAAATAATGAAATGTTTTAAAGAAAATTTCCAGCAATTCAGGCATGTATATATAGATATGCCGGGATTTGGCAAATCTACAAACGATTATATTTTAAATACCGGCGACTATGCTGAAATAATCGATAAATTTTTAAATTCTCTGGGTTTAACGAAAGATATTGTAATAGGGCACAGTTTCGGAGGCAAAGTCGCAACACTTCTAAACCCGGAAATTTTAGTACTTTTAGCGAGTGCGGGTATTGTAATGCCGAAACCTTTAAAAGTAAGAGTAAAAATAAAAACATTTAAACTTCTAAAAAAATTGGGTTTGAGCTCTTTTAGGAAATTTTTTGTAAGTGAAGATGCAAAAGAAATGAATGAAAACATGTATGAAACCTTCAAAAATGTTGTTGATGAAGATTTTACGGACAGATTTTCCAATTATTCAGGAAAAACGCTTGTTTTCGGAGGAAAAGAAGATACGGCCGTTCCTCCTGCCGCTGTTGTAAAACAGGCGGAACTGTTAAATACTGATTATATTATGTTAAACGGAGACCATTATTTCTTTTTTAACGGAACAGACGCTGCTAAAAACAGACGGTTAATTGAGCATAAAGTACTTGAATGTATAAAATAACAGTAAAACAGGGAAATATCTTTGATGAAAAAGAATCAGACTTTATTGTAAACCCTTCAAATACGGATCTTTTCCTCGGAAGCGGCGTTTCTGCGGCATTCCGGATAAACTGCTCGGAAGAGCTGCAAAGCGAGATGAAAAAACAGGCTCCTATAAAGCAGGGCGAAGTGACAGTAACTTCCTGCCCCGGAAATCCTAAATTTAAATACGCTATTCATGCAGCCGTAATGGATTACTCAAAGCCTGATCCTTCGCCTACATACGATACTGTTAAAAAAATTCTTTACAATATTGAAAATATCATACAAAAATACGCTCCGTGTAAAATTGTACTTCCTTTGATGGGCACAGGCATCGGCGGTCTGGATAAAGAAAAAGTAATACGGATTTATAAAGAGTTCTTTTCCAGAAATGTCGATTTTGAGTGTGAAGCGGTTATTTACGCTCATAATGAAAAAGATTTTCAGATCCTCAGGAAATACATAAATCAATAAACTTAAACTTCTCTACATCAAAAAGCCCTTTGTCTGATAATTTAATTTCCGGAATTACAAGCAGTGCCATAAAAGAAAGCGTCATAAACGGTGACGATAAACTGCATCCGAACTCTTTTGCAAAATTTTGTATTTCAGTATACTTTTTAGAAACGTCATAAGGGTTTTCACTGCTCATAAGCCCTGCAATATCAAGTTTTAAAGCTTTTACCTCGTCGCCTTCTACGGCACATATTCCGCCTTTCATTTCAATAACGGTATTGATTGCCTTGATCATTTCTTGTTTGCTGCTTCCGACTGCCACGATATTATGGGAGTCATGCGCAACACTGGAAGCTATGGCTCCTTTTTTCAAACCGAAACCTTTAATCAAAGCTACAGACGGAGGAGTGCTTTTATATCTGTTGGTAACTGAAAAAAGCAGTATATCTTTTTCAATATCGGGAACAAAACCTTTATGGTTCTGTTTTTTGGTAATAAGTTCACCGTCAACGGCTTCAATTACATTGTATGTTTTACATGATTTAATATCAATATCAGCAATTTTTTCAGCATTAAAATTATTTACAGGATAAACTTCTTTAAATTTAAGTTCTTTATCACAGTCATAAACCTTTTTGCCGTTAATGTATGTGGATAAAACATTAAATTCCTCTAAATCGTCAACAATAATAAAATCAGCCGGATCTCCTGTTTGGAGCTGTCCCACATCCAGACCGTAATGCAGTGCCGGGTTTATACACGCGGCTTTTAATACATTAAAAAGATCACATCCTTTTTGAAGGGAACGTTTTACTAGCAGGTTAACATCGCCTTTAATTAAATCGTCAGGATGCCTGTCATCAGAGCAAAACATTATTTTATCCAGATATTTGTCTATCAGAGGATATAACGCTTCAAAATTCTTAGCCGCACTGCCTTCTCTTATAATTATTTTCATGCCTTTTTTTATTTTTTCTTCGCCTTCTTCAAGTGTAAACGCTTCATGATCCGTTTGAATACCGGCATTTATATACTTCGTCAAATCTTCTCCTCTAAGCCCCGGCGCATGACCGTCAATACGTTTATTGTATTTTTTGGCAAGCGCGATTTTTGAGAGCATATCTTCATCTCCGTTTATTACACCGGGAAAATTCATTACTTCACTTAAGTATAAAATATCATCCCTTTTAAACAGTTCTTCTATTTCCTCAACACCAAGCTTTGCTCCTCTGGTTTCAAACGGAGTTGCTGGAACGCAGGGACTGGCACCGAAATATATCTTTAAAGCGGTCTCTTTTGCGTTCTCTATCATCCAGTATACGCCTTTTAAACCTAAAACATTGGCAATTTCATGCGGGTCGCTTACGCTTGCGACATGGCCGTGGGAAAGCATTATTTCACCAAAAGAAGAGGGCGGCAGCATTGAACTTTCTATATGGATGTGAGCATCAATAAATCCCGGAAGGATATAATTTTCAGCATTCTTAATCCGTTCAATAAACTCTATTTTTCCGTTTTTTATTGTTATTTTGGCCGGAAAAATTTTTTTGTTTACAATATCAACGTAATTTGCTGTTATAAACATAACAAACCTTTTTATTTATTATAACTAAATATAAAAAGTAACTTAATAAATTAGATTTTAGTTATAATATTAATAAAACATTAAAAGGGAGAAAGAATGAAAATAAAAAATATTATAATGGGGAGTATTGTAGGACTTTTTTTATTTACGGGTTGTACATACAAAAATGCAGAACTCAATTATAAGCAATATCATGCATATACTCTAAGTGAGGGTGGAAATTTAAAATATAAAGAAATAGGTCCAATATATGCATCTGCTTCAGGATTTGCATGGGACGACTGCTCTGATATTGCTTCAAAAGTATTAAAAAGACTTGAAAGCAAAGCAAAAGCATTGGGAGGTGACGATGTCATAAATATAAAATGGTATGGTGAGCATAGTTTATATACTATTCCTACTTGTAAATGTGGTTGCGGATGGTTTGCTTTATATATTATTGGAGGCTTAGGTCCATGGGTACAAACTGCAAAAGCAGAAGGAGTAGCAATTAAATTTTTAGACAGTAATAAAACAGAATAAGTTCTTCTTTTCTTTTTTTATATTTTCTACTCTTAATTTTTTGAATTAAATATGAATACAAATACACATCCATAATTATGATACTTAACTTGTAATAAATAAACACTTTTTTGGTAAAATCCAATCAAAAAAGGAGAAAAAATGAGTGTATTAGTGGAATTTGCGATATTCCCGACAGACAAGGGGGAGAGTGTAAGCGAATATGTAAGCAGGGTCATTAAAATGTTTCAAAAAAGCGATATAAACTATCAGCTGACTCCTATGGGAACGGTGTTTGAAGTAGAAACCATGGAGGAAGCCACGGAAGTTATCAATAACGCATACAAACAGTTAGAACCCGACTGCAACAGGGTATATACAACAATCAAAATGGATATAAGAAAAAATAAATCTAACAGAATGAAACAGAAAATCAATTCAATCAAAAGCAAAATAGGGGATGTTAACGCTTAACTAATAGCGCAGTTTTAAATTATTAAAAAAATTATTTAATAAATTTGAATTATTTTAAAAAATAGCCTATAATATTTTAACAATATTAAAAGGCTCGAAAATGACAAAATGTTTCGTATGTAAATCAAACCTTCAAATTGAACGGTTGAAGTGCACTCACTGCAATACAGTTTTTGAAGGCGGTTTTTCTTTCCCTCTTCTTGCAAAACTGTCCTTAAACTCCCAAAAACTCGCGGTTGAGCTCATACTGGCCGGAGGCAATTTAAAAGATCTTGCCGAAAAACTAGGTATTACTTATCCGACTTTAAAAAAAAGAATCCAGGAATTACAGAGTGAATTAATTATGTTAATTAAAGAAAGGGATGATGAAATTACTTACATCAAAAATAAAATAAAAAACAACGAAATATCAAAAGAAGAAGGGGAAAAAATAATAAACGAACTTCTCGGTAA
It contains:
- a CDS encoding phosphoglycolate phosphatase, giving the protein MELLIFDLDGTLIDSVPDLTEAINKTFNELGIDNVTEDEVRNYLGNGARTLIERALKNKNDQNLLQEALKIFKNHYKNSVCVKTSLYPGVKETLEKLPNKKAIVTNKPYEFVGEILKTLGIDGHFEMCIGGESLPEKKPSPLPLLYVCEKMGFEPENSVMIGDSKNDIIAAKKAGIKSIAVNYGYNYGEDVKIFEPDIIIDEFTKLAEVV
- a CDS encoding FAD-dependent oxidoreductase; the encoded protein is MKAAIIGGGITGSSIAMYLDSLGINVTLFEKNDLISGPPICHLHAGGNLYREITLKEKIALLKESIDFIRLYPQAIDYRPTVIAVPKNDEGNPKDLIETLEILKKEYKKLIENDPKNKVLGEPDEYYRLYYKQDLQKLKMKDLPKVPKTPDEWLIPFAKYVNLDNIKYPVILVQEYGVNVFRLAAIAKMILEPKGIVKYEEVKELKKVDGKWILNGEEFDYLINAAGFKSGIIDDKLHFKREKLTEFKAAYVVKNENFNFTWPEIIFHGKRGTPQGMGQFTPYANGIFQLHGMTKDITLFEDGLVSSSENSSYPRLPKHFIEKIEKGWEKEEAESRAKKAIEHLSRFIPEFKNSKPTFVPLYGAQQIPGTDAELRAVEISFENNYARCEVVKASTVTSMADSIVKDLNKKFNTPYKKQIEIDEIKNLDDKTVTEKAKETAKKRGYPEDMGKRCFKA
- the recR gene encoding recombination mediator RecR, with the translated sequence MKDLQSLNRLIEAFEELPSIGKKSATRLAISIAKDKFKALKLINAIEDVVANIKECEICGNFSEHEICDICSDEHRDKTLAVVENSKDIITIEESGSYKGYYFVLTHIDDEIIEKLKNIIREKKIEELIFAFPPSVESEARSLYIEDKLKDLNIEFTQIAQGVPTGVHFENVDVNSLAKAIKQRFKL
- the msrB gene encoding peptide-methionine (R)-S-oxide reductase MsrB, yielding MCNCKNTLTEFEKRVICEKGTEPPFNNEYWDNKSPGIYYCKCCGAELFSSEHKFDSGTGWPSFYISTGEVLEKADFTGGMTRIEAMCGRCRGHLGHIFGDGPAPTGIRYCINSASLIFKPKYGEKSGN
- a CDS encoding alpha/beta fold hydrolase; amino-acid sequence: MAIRDIEHNGKKFKIAYDVINPGKDKNIIFLHGWGSNKEIMKCFKENFQQFRHVYIDMPGFGKSTNDYILNTGDYAEIIDKFLNSLGLTKDIVIGHSFGGKVATLLNPEILVLLASAGIVMPKPLKVRVKIKTFKLLKKLGLSSFRKFFVSEDAKEMNENMYETFKNVVDEDFTDRFSNYSGKTLVFGGKEDTAVPPAAVVKQAELLNTDYIMLNGDHYFFFNGTDAAKNRRLIEHKVLECIK
- a CDS encoding macro domain-containing protein: MYKITVKQGNIFDEKESDFIVNPSNTDLFLGSGVSAAFRINCSEELQSEMKKQAPIKQGEVTVTSCPGNPKFKYAIHAAVMDYSKPDPSPTYDTVKKILYNIENIIQKYAPCKIVLPLMGTGIGGLDKEKVIRIYKEFFSRNVDFECEAVIYAHNEKDFQILRKYINQ
- the ade gene encoding adenine deaminase, translated to MFITANYVDIVNKKIFPAKITIKNGKIEFIERIKNAENYILPGFIDAHIHIESSMLPPSSFGEIMLSHGHVASVSDPHEIANVLGLKGVYWMIENAKETALKIYFGASPCVPATPFETRGAKLGVEEIEELFKRDDILYLSEVMNFPGVINGDEDMLSKIALAKKYNKRIDGHAPGLRGEDLTKYINAGIQTDHEAFTLEEGEEKIKKGMKIIIREGSAAKNFEALYPLIDKYLDKIMFCSDDRHPDDLIKGDVNLLVKRSLQKGCDLFNVLKAACINPALHYGLDVGQLQTGDPADFIIVDDLEEFNVLSTYINGKKVYDCDKELKFKEVYPVNNFNAEKIADIDIKSCKTYNVIEAVDGELITKKQNHKGFVPDIEKDILLFSVTNRYKSTPPSVALIKGFGLKKGAIASSVAHDSHNIVAVGSSKQEMIKAINTVIEMKGGICAVEGDEVKALKLDIAGLMSSENPYDVSKKYTEIQNFAKEFGCSLSSPFMTLSFMALLVIPEIKLSDKGLFDVEKFKFIDLCIS
- a CDS encoding MTH1187 family thiamine-binding protein; translation: MSVLVEFAIFPTDKGESVSEYVSRVIKMFQKSDINYQLTPMGTVFEVETMEEATEVINNAYKQLEPDCNRVYTTIKMDIRKNKSNRMKQKINSIKSKIGDVNA
- a CDS encoding DUF2089 family protein, with product MTKCFVCKSNLQIERLKCTHCNTVFEGGFSFPLLAKLSLNSQKLAVELILAGGNLKDLAEKLGITYPTLKKRIQELQSELIMLIKERDDEITYIKNKIKNNEISKEEGEKIINELLGNI